The Pelodiscus sinensis isolate JC-2024 chromosome 5, ASM4963464v1, whole genome shotgun sequence genome includes a region encoding these proteins:
- the MFSD8 gene encoding major facilitator superfamily domain-containing protein 8 isoform X1, protein MAAVPADADGQEPLLSSGGEEEEAAASRYGDVVETQQHYRSRWRSIHVMYLTMFLSSVGFSIVIMSVWPYLQKIDLTADASFLGWIIASYSLGQMIASPLFGLWSNYRPRREPLVVSIAISVAANCLYAYVHLPASHNKYYMLIARALVGFGAGNVAVVRSYISGATSLKERTSAMANTSACQAIGFILGPVFQTCFSLIGEKGVTWEIINLQVNMYTAPVLLGALLGIINIILIFAIFREHQVDDGGRPSKSINFETEESDYVDQVAQGNIDQMAVVTTNILFFVILFVFAVFETIATPLTMDMYSWTRKEAVFYNGIILGAIGIESVIVFMVVKVVSKKTGERAVLFGGLLIVLVGFFILLPWGKQLPNIQWEDIKNNTIPRITFNEMITPFWKLETQLPSNHTVEPVGCSVVQPWCLYTPLIYLAQYITSDILIGLGYPVCNVMSYTLYSKILGPKPQGVYMGWLTASGSGARILGPVFVSQIYTHWGPRLAFSLICGIIVFSLLLLEIMYKRLIAFSVRYGMMQE, encoded by the exons ATATGGGGATGTTGTGGAAACTCAACAACATTATAGGAGTAGGTGGAGGTCCATTCATGTTATGTATCTTACAATGTTTCTCAGCAGTGTAG GTTTTTCAATTGTAATTATGTCAGTGTGGCCATATCTGCAAAAG ATTGATCTGACCGCAGATGCAAGTTTCTTGGGATGGATTATTGCTTCATACAGCCTTGGACAAATGATAGCCTCACCTCTCTTTGGTTTATGGTCCAATTACAGGCCAAGAAGAGAACCACTTGTAGTTTCAATTGCCATTTCTGTGGCTGCTAACTGCCTTTATGCCTATGTCCATTTACCTGCTTCACACAACAAATACTACATGCTGATTGCTCGTGCCCTTGTGGGATTTGGAGCAG gaaacgtAGCAGTAGTTCGATCATACATTTCCGGTGCCACTTCTCTTAAAGAAAGAACTAGTGCCATGGCCAACACCAGTGCTTGTCAAGCCATAGGATTCATATTAGGACCTG TTTTTCAGACTTGCTTCTCTCTGATTGGAGAAAAAGGAGTGACGTGGGAAATCATCAATCTCCAAGTGAACATGTACACAGCACCCGTTCTACTGGGAGCTCTCCTAGGAATTATCAATATTATTCTAATCTTTGCTATATTCAG AGAACATCAAGTAGATGACGGGGGAAGACCATCCAAAAGCATCAATTTTGAAACAGAAg AAAGTGATTATGTGGATCAGGTTGCCCAAGGAAACATTGACCAGATGGCTGTTGTAACAACCAACATTCTTTTTTTTGTCatcttgtttgtttttgctgtctTTGAAAC CATAGCTACTCCATTGACAATGGATATGTATTCTTGGACCAGGAAAGAAGCAGTTTTTTATAATGGAATAATCCTTGGTGCAATTGGCATTGAATCAGTCATTGTCTTCATGGTGGTTAAAGTAGTTTCTAAGAA GACTGGTGAGCGTGCTGTACTCTTTGGAGGCCTACTGATCGTCTTGGTTGGATTCTTCATCCTGTTACCCTGGGGAAAACAATTACCAAATATCCAGTGGGAAG ATATTAAGAATAACACCATTCCCAGAATCACCTTCAATGAAATGATTACACCTTTCTGGAAACTCGAAACACAACTACCATCTAATCACACAGTAGAACCAGTAGGATGTTCTGTTGTGCAGCCTTGGTGCCTGTACACTCCATTGATTTACCTGGCACAATACATCACCTCTGATATACTGATAGGATTGGGCTATCCAGTTTGCAATGTCATGTCCTATACTTTATACTCAAAAATTCTAGGACCAAAGCCTCAG ggtgtCTATATGGGCTGGTTAACTGCCTCTGGAAGCGGAGCACGTATACTGGGCCCAGTGTTTGTGAGCCAAATCTATACTCACTGGGGTCCTCGTTTGGCATTCAGTTTAATATGTGGAATAATTGTATTTTCTCTGTTACTACTGGAAATAATGTACAAAAGACTTATTGCATTTTCTGTCAGATATGGAATGATGCAAGAATAG
- the MFSD8 gene encoding major facilitator superfamily domain-containing protein 8 isoform X2, protein MYLTMFLSSVGFSIVIMSVWPYLQKIDLTADASFLGWIIASYSLGQMIASPLFGLWSNYRPRREPLVVSIAISVAANCLYAYVHLPASHNKYYMLIARALVGFGAGNVAVVRSYISGATSLKERTSAMANTSACQAIGFILGPVFQTCFSLIGEKGVTWEIINLQVNMYTAPVLLGALLGIINIILIFAIFREHQVDDGGRPSKSINFETEESDYVDQVAQGNIDQMAVVTTNILFFVILFVFAVFETIATPLTMDMYSWTRKEAVFYNGIILGAIGIESVIVFMVVKVVSKKTGERAVLFGGLLIVLVGFFILLPWGKQLPNIQWEDIKNNTIPRITFNEMITPFWKLETQLPSNHTVEPVGCSVVQPWCLYTPLIYLAQYITSDILIGLGYPVCNVMSYTLYSKILGPKPQGVYMGWLTASGSGARILGPVFVSQIYTHWGPRLAFSLICGIIVFSLLLLEIMYKRLIAFSVRYGMMQE, encoded by the exons ATGTATCTTACAATGTTTCTCAGCAGTGTAG GTTTTTCAATTGTAATTATGTCAGTGTGGCCATATCTGCAAAAG ATTGATCTGACCGCAGATGCAAGTTTCTTGGGATGGATTATTGCTTCATACAGCCTTGGACAAATGATAGCCTCACCTCTCTTTGGTTTATGGTCCAATTACAGGCCAAGAAGAGAACCACTTGTAGTTTCAATTGCCATTTCTGTGGCTGCTAACTGCCTTTATGCCTATGTCCATTTACCTGCTTCACACAACAAATACTACATGCTGATTGCTCGTGCCCTTGTGGGATTTGGAGCAG gaaacgtAGCAGTAGTTCGATCATACATTTCCGGTGCCACTTCTCTTAAAGAAAGAACTAGTGCCATGGCCAACACCAGTGCTTGTCAAGCCATAGGATTCATATTAGGACCTG TTTTTCAGACTTGCTTCTCTCTGATTGGAGAAAAAGGAGTGACGTGGGAAATCATCAATCTCCAAGTGAACATGTACACAGCACCCGTTCTACTGGGAGCTCTCCTAGGAATTATCAATATTATTCTAATCTTTGCTATATTCAG AGAACATCAAGTAGATGACGGGGGAAGACCATCCAAAAGCATCAATTTTGAAACAGAAg AAAGTGATTATGTGGATCAGGTTGCCCAAGGAAACATTGACCAGATGGCTGTTGTAACAACCAACATTCTTTTTTTTGTCatcttgtttgtttttgctgtctTTGAAAC CATAGCTACTCCATTGACAATGGATATGTATTCTTGGACCAGGAAAGAAGCAGTTTTTTATAATGGAATAATCCTTGGTGCAATTGGCATTGAATCAGTCATTGTCTTCATGGTGGTTAAAGTAGTTTCTAAGAA GACTGGTGAGCGTGCTGTACTCTTTGGAGGCCTACTGATCGTCTTGGTTGGATTCTTCATCCTGTTACCCTGGGGAAAACAATTACCAAATATCCAGTGGGAAG ATATTAAGAATAACACCATTCCCAGAATCACCTTCAATGAAATGATTACACCTTTCTGGAAACTCGAAACACAACTACCATCTAATCACACAGTAGAACCAGTAGGATGTTCTGTTGTGCAGCCTTGGTGCCTGTACACTCCATTGATTTACCTGGCACAATACATCACCTCTGATATACTGATAGGATTGGGCTATCCAGTTTGCAATGTCATGTCCTATACTTTATACTCAAAAATTCTAGGACCAAAGCCTCAG ggtgtCTATATGGGCTGGTTAACTGCCTCTGGAAGCGGAGCACGTATACTGGGCCCAGTGTTTGTGAGCCAAATCTATACTCACTGGGGTCCTCGTTTGGCATTCAGTTTAATATGTGGAATAATTGTATTTTCTCTGTTACTACTGGAAATAATGTACAAAAGACTTATTGCATTTTCTGTCAGATATGGAATGATGCAAGAATAG